Proteins encoded in a region of the Nocardia asteroides genome:
- the treY gene encoding malto-oligosyltrehalose synthase, which translates to MNPPDSTEMHVTDPVSLRRKPARQTTIRSAYRLQLRPDTLTFAEARAIAEYLQQLGISHLYLSPILTATHGSTHGYDVTDPTTVSAALGGPTGLKALADEVRSRGMGLIVDLVPNHVGVADPRQNAWWWDVLRNGKESRFAHYFDIDWSPGNGAGGRLALPVLQSENDPAALTVDRTGAEPMLALHDLRFPIAPGTDGDNALRIHDKQHYRLVSWKAGLCTYRRFFAVSSLAAIRQENPEVFEVTHRELAAWCEHDLIDGVRVDHPDGLSDPAGYLARLRRLIGPHRLLLVEKILANREPLDATLPIDGTTGYEALADFGGVLIDPRGEHALTELSRRVAGHGSDRAWIGETEHRIKRAVAESILTPEVRRLVAAIKQDANAESFDTMALTNATIEVLAFMPVYRADYAPLAGMAGAVIAEVEKRNSELTAPLAVLVAALAADGDAAVRFSQVCGAVTAKAVEDTMFYQAARLVSLQEVGGNPARFGHSLNEFHLSNSQRAQLWPATLTTLSTHDTKRGEDVRARIGVLSQAAEIWARNVDSWLETTPAPDGATALFLLQNMFGVWPADGRPAASVPGLRERLHAFAEKAMREANTKTSWEEPDAEFEAAVHAWLDAVIDGPVGSELGDLVHELAPHAWSDALSQKLLQLCGPGIPDVYQGCELWEDSLVDPDNRRPVDFAARAGMLQSLTGTPALDTTGAAKMWIVAYALWLRRERPDCFVGGAYRPLFATGDHAAELVSYARGRTGEPPEVIVAATRHSVSLAESGWGDTFLDLPSGSWTDRLTGHTFQGRARLEKMFARLPVALLVR; encoded by the coding sequence ATGAACCCACCCGATTCCACCGAGATGCACGTGACCGACCCCGTGTCCCTCCGACGCAAACCCGCACGCCAGACGACGATTCGCAGCGCCTACCGGCTACAGCTGCGACCGGACACGCTCACCTTCGCCGAAGCGCGCGCCATCGCGGAATACCTCCAGCAGCTGGGCATTTCACACCTGTACCTGTCGCCGATCCTGACCGCGACGCACGGCTCGACGCACGGCTACGACGTCACCGATCCGACCACGGTCTCCGCCGCTCTCGGCGGGCCGACCGGGCTCAAGGCCCTCGCCGACGAGGTGCGCAGCCGCGGCATGGGACTGATCGTGGACCTGGTGCCCAATCATGTCGGCGTCGCCGATCCGCGGCAGAACGCCTGGTGGTGGGACGTCCTGCGGAACGGCAAGGAATCGCGGTTCGCGCACTACTTCGACATCGACTGGAGCCCGGGCAACGGCGCGGGCGGCAGGCTGGCGCTGCCGGTGTTGCAGAGCGAGAACGACCCGGCGGCCCTGACCGTGGACCGCACGGGCGCCGAACCCATGCTCGCCCTGCACGATCTGCGGTTCCCGATCGCGCCTGGCACCGATGGGGACAACGCCCTGCGCATCCACGACAAGCAGCACTACCGGCTGGTGAGCTGGAAGGCCGGGCTGTGCACCTACCGGCGGTTCTTCGCGGTCAGCAGCCTGGCCGCGATCCGCCAGGAGAATCCCGAGGTCTTCGAGGTCACCCACCGCGAACTCGCCGCCTGGTGCGAGCACGACCTGATCGACGGTGTGCGGGTCGACCATCCGGACGGTCTGTCCGATCCCGCCGGCTATCTCGCCCGGCTGCGCAGGTTGATCGGCCCGCACCGGCTGCTGCTGGTGGAGAAGATCCTGGCCAACCGCGAGCCACTGGACGCCACGCTCCCGATCGACGGCACCACCGGCTACGAAGCGCTGGCCGACTTCGGCGGCGTGCTGATCGATCCGCGCGGGGAGCACGCGCTCACCGAACTGTCGCGGCGGGTCGCCGGGCACGGCAGCGACCGGGCGTGGATCGGCGAGACCGAGCACCGGATCAAGCGAGCGGTCGCGGAGAGCATCCTGACGCCGGAAGTCCGGCGCCTGGTGGCCGCGATCAAGCAGGACGCGAACGCCGAGAGTTTCGACACCATGGCGCTGACCAACGCCACCATCGAGGTGCTGGCGTTCATGCCGGTGTACCGGGCCGACTACGCGCCGCTGGCCGGAATGGCGGGTGCGGTGATCGCCGAGGTGGAGAAGCGCAACAGCGAGCTCACCGCGCCGCTGGCGGTGCTGGTCGCGGCGCTGGCCGCCGACGGGGACGCGGCGGTGCGCTTCAGCCAGGTCTGCGGCGCGGTGACCGCGAAAGCGGTCGAGGACACCATGTTCTACCAGGCCGCGCGGCTGGTCTCGTTGCAGGAGGTCGGCGGCAACCCGGCGCGCTTCGGTCATTCGCTCAACGAGTTCCATCTGTCCAACAGCCAGCGCGCGCAACTGTGGCCCGCGACCCTGACGACGCTGTCCACCCACGACACCAAGCGCGGCGAGGACGTCCGCGCCCGCATCGGCGTACTGTCCCAAGCCGCGGAGATCTGGGCGCGCAACGTGGACTCCTGGTTGGAGACCACCCCCGCGCCGGACGGGGCGACGGCACTGTTCCTGCTGCAGAACATGTTCGGGGTGTGGCCCGCGGACGGACGGCCCGCCGCGTCGGTGCCCGGCCTGCGCGAGCGTCTGCACGCGTTCGCCGAGAAGGCGATGCGGGAGGCGAACACCAAGACCTCCTGGGAGGAGCCGGACGCGGAGTTCGAGGCTGCCGTGCACGCGTGGCTGGACGCGGTGATCGACGGACCGGTGGGCTCCGAACTCGGCGACCTGGTGCACGAACTGGCCCCGCACGCATGGTCGGACGCGTTGTCGCAGAAGCTGCTGCAGCTGTGCGGCCCCGGCATCCCGGACGTCTATCAGGGCTGCGAGCTGTGGGAGGACTCCCTCGTCGACCCGGACAACCGCAGGCCGGTGGACTTCGCCGCCCGCGCGGGCATGCTGCAATCGCTCACCGGCACACCGGCTTTGGACACCACCGGCGCGGCGAAGATGTGGATCGTCGCCTACGCGCTGTGGTTGCGCCGCGAACGTCCCGACTGCTTCGTCGGCGGCGCCTACCGGCCGCTGTTCGCCACCGGCGACCACGCGGCCGAACTGGTGTCCTACGCGCGCGGTCGCACGGGCGAGCCGCCGGAGGTCATCGTCGCGGCCACCCGCCACAGCGTGAGCCTGGCCGAGAGCGGATGGGGCGACACGTTCCTCGATCTGCCCTCGGGCAGCTGGACCGACCGGCTGACCGGACACACCTTCCAGGGCCGGGCCAGGCTGGAGAAGATGTTCGCCAGGCTGCCCGTCGCGCTACTGGTGCGCTGA